The following proteins are co-located in the Gossypium hirsutum isolate 1008001.06 chromosome A02, Gossypium_hirsutum_v2.1, whole genome shotgun sequence genome:
- the LOC121213055 gene encoding dnAJ-like protein slr0093 isoform X3 — protein sequence MEGNDNSTSKDYYKILEVDYDATDENIRLSYRKLALKWHPDKHKGDSAVTAKFQEINEAYNVLIDPDKRFEYDLTGIYEIDKYTLREYLARFKGMILTCNGLGISHTST from the exons ATGGAAGGCAATGATAATTCCACTTCTAAG GATTACTACAAAATTTTGGAAGTAGATTATGATGCAACTGATGAGAACATCAGGTTAAGTTACCGGAAGCTTGCACTG AAGTGGCATCCAGATAAGCACAAGGGTGATAGTGCTGTTACTGCAAAATTCCAAGAGATAAACGAAGCTTACAACG TGTTAATCGATCCTGATAAGCGCTTTGAGTATGATTTAACTggaatatatgaaattgataagTATACTTTGAGG GAATATCTTGCCAGATTTAAGGGAATGATTCTTACCTGCAATGGGCTTGGTATTAGTCATACATCAACATG A
- the LOC121213055 gene encoding dnAJ-like protein slr0093 isoform X1, whose protein sequence is MEGNDNSTSKDYYKILEVDYDATDENIRLSYRKLALKWHPDKHKGDSAVTAKFQEINEAYNVLIDPDKRFEYDLTGIYEIDKYTLREYLARFKGMILTCNGLGISHTSTWTEQLTDRNEFAEEG, encoded by the exons ATGGAAGGCAATGATAATTCCACTTCTAAG GATTACTACAAAATTTTGGAAGTAGATTATGATGCAACTGATGAGAACATCAGGTTAAGTTACCGGAAGCTTGCACTG AAGTGGCATCCAGATAAGCACAAGGGTGATAGTGCTGTTACTGCAAAATTCCAAGAGATAAACGAAGCTTACAACG TGTTAATCGATCCTGATAAGCGCTTTGAGTATGATTTAACTggaatatatgaaattgataagTATACTTTGAGG GAATATCTTGCCAGATTTAAGGGAATGATTCTTACCTGCAATGGGCTTGGTATTAGTCATACATCAACATG GACAGAACAACTAACAGACAGAAATGAATTTGCTGAAGAAGGTTAG
- the LOC121213055 gene encoding dnAJ-like protein slr0093 isoform X2 has product MFSFTSKDYYKILEVDYDATDENIRLSYRKLALKWHPDKHKGDSAVTAKFQEINEAYNVLIDPDKRFEYDLTGIYEIDKYTLREYLARFKGMILTCNGLGISHTSTWTEQLTDRNEFAEEG; this is encoded by the exons ATGTTTTCATTTACCTCAAAA GATTACTACAAAATTTTGGAAGTAGATTATGATGCAACTGATGAGAACATCAGGTTAAGTTACCGGAAGCTTGCACTG AAGTGGCATCCAGATAAGCACAAGGGTGATAGTGCTGTTACTGCAAAATTCCAAGAGATAAACGAAGCTTACAACG TGTTAATCGATCCTGATAAGCGCTTTGAGTATGATTTAACTggaatatatgaaattgataagTATACTTTGAGG GAATATCTTGCCAGATTTAAGGGAATGATTCTTACCTGCAATGGGCTTGGTATTAGTCATACATCAACATG GACAGAACAACTAACAGACAGAAATGAATTTGCTGAAGAAGGTTAG